One Arachis hypogaea cultivar Tifrunner chromosome 18, arahy.Tifrunner.gnm2.J5K5, whole genome shotgun sequence genomic window, CTTTCCCTATCACTAAGAGTTTTTATCCTCTTAAGTGATGGTGgtggttgatgttgttgttgaCCAGAAGACATCTTTTCTCGCTTAATTTCCATATTTTTGAAGAACTTTGCACGCAATTCAGCACTTGACTTTGAATCTATCTCATGTTCAATGAATATTTTGAACATTTTctgaaaaaggaaataaaataatgagattagtatacataaaaaaattgggTAACATAATAGTTAAAAACTAAATCACATATTAAAAGAACCAAAAATCTATAAGAAATGCACCTGTTCATAAACAATTacaccaaaaataaaagtaaaaaaattattctatgttgAGAAGAGAAATCTCTTTAAAGATTAGAATCATCATCATATTCAGCTTGTTGTAGAACAAGTGAAGGTTTCTCAATGATTGTATTTGGCATGTCTTCTCTAGTCCATTGAACTTCACAATTATCCTTTGGCACAAACAAATTATTCACTTGATCAAAGGGGTCCTTCTAATTAGACTCTTCGGCTTCAACATCATACCCATCATACATATTGAATAAATCCCTTGGCACCGTGTCCATGACATAATGCTTGTCTTTGTTAAAAGGGTCTTGAATATAAAAGCATTGGTGGACTTGTGAAGCTAATACAAAAGATCATCCCGATAACATCTTTTATTAAAATGAACTGAAGTTAGACCaaaattctcttcttcaactTCAAACCAATCACAGTTGAAGAGAACAAATTTGAAACATGAATAATAGTTTAACTCAATTATGTCATTTATTTCACCAAAATATGTTACGGCTTTTGTCATTGGGTTGTTGTCCTTGGCACTAGCAAAGCTTGGTATTTTGCACACCAAAGTCACACCACTGTTTTGAGTTGTGTGGCTTGCATCATGTTCTCTAGTTTGAAATTTGTAGCCATTGAATACATAACTAGAAAATTATTTTGCAACTGTGTTTGGGCCTCTAGACAAATCTTTAAGTTGTTTTGGAACATCTTCATGAGAAGCACGCTCTTTGAACCATTCACTAAAATCATGGCTTCGAGtttttgccttcttccattttctaCCTTTAGATTGATTGTTGACATGTTCCTCATACTCTCTAAAGTAAGTAAAAAGCAACTCAGTTAAATTTGCTAATACAGAATTGGTAGttggaaaatatataaaaaaaataccttATGTAGTCTTTAACTTTATCACAATTGAATAAGATGTACCGATGAGCTTGTATTTTTGAATTGGTATCTAGAGAAAAAGGTTGCCATTTCCTCTTTCCACCAATTGGTCGCCCCAAGCATGCAAAATAGCTATCATGACATACTTCAGCTTCACTGCAATTATCATAATTTTGTGTCCTCCTACTCAGCCTTGTATCCACATCAGGACTTAAATACCTTGAGCAAAATGTCAAGCATTCCTCGGCTAAATATCCTTCAACAATTGAACCTTCGGGGTGGCTCTTATTGCGAACGTAGGACTTTAACCTACACAGATATCTCTCGATGGGGGTACATCCACCTAAATTGAACTGGGCCACCCAACCTCAACTCGTTTACCAGATGAATAGACAAATGTACCATTATATCAAAGAAACTAGGAGGAAATATTCTTTCCAATTGGCACAAAATTTCTCTAATATCTACTTCCAAATGATCTATTGTATCATTTTCAATAACTTTTTGGCACAAGGAACGAAAGAATGAACCTAGATAAATTAAAGGGCCAGCAACTTGATTCTGCATTGTGCATTTTATAGCTACTTGCAACAAATAATGCAACATATAATGAGCATCATGACTTTTGTAGCCTGATATCTTTTTCTCAGCAACATGAACACACCGAGAAATATTTGAGGCACTACCAGATGGCAATTTTACTGACTTCaagatttcacaaaaaaattgttttttcttGAGTAGTAAGGTTAAAACAAGCCTAAGCAAATTTTGCTTTCTTGCCACCATCTATCTCCTTTGGTTGTAGTTTTTTTCTTATGCCCATATATTTGAGATCGTAACAAGCATTTGCATGATCTTTGGACTTTCCTGGAATGTCTAATAAAGTTCCAATTATGTTATCACATATGTTTTTCTCGATGTGCATAACATCAAGACAATGGCGCAATGTATTTTGCTTCCAATATGGCAACTCAAAGAAAATGGACATTTTCTTCCATGGaccatcaattttatttttttgcttctttCCAAATACATTGTCAAAatctttcaaatcttcaaaaatttgTTTCCCATCTAATAAAGTTGGTGAAGACCTTAATTCAACATCGCCATTGAAAGATCTTTTATCCATCCTATATGGATGATCCATAGCCAAAAATTTACGGTGATCCATGTAGCACATCTTCCGGCTATGTTTTAAATAACAAGAGGAGGTGTCATAATTACAGCAAGGACATGCTAACTTTCCCTTTGTGCTCCAACCGGATAACATAGCATAAGCTGGAAAGTCACTTATGGTCCATAAAAGTGCTGCATGTAGTTGAAAAGTTTTATTCTTTGAATCATCATATGTTTTCACTCCAACTTCCCATAAAACCTTCAACTCTTCAATTAATGGCTGAAGATACACATCAATGCTTTTTCCATGCGAACATGGTCCAGGGATGAGTAAGGACATCATGACATACTCTGGTTTCATGTAACACCACGGAGGAAGATTGTATGCAACCAAAACTACCGGCCATGTACTATGGGAGATGCTCATGTTTCTAAGTGGATTAAATCCATCGCTAGCTAGCCCTAATCTTATGTTACGAGATTCTTTAGCAAAATCGGGATGAAGCCTGTCAAAGTCTTTCCATGATTGGCCATCAGCTGGGTGTCTTAACTTTCCATCCTTTGAACGATGTTCATCGTGCCACCTTAATGATGCAGCTATTTTTGAACAAAGGAATAGCTTCTTAAGCCTTGGAATCAAGGGAAAATGCCTCAAAACTTTCGCAGGCACATGTTTTTTCTTCAACTTATCAACTTCTGTATCTACCTCAACATTTTCTATGTACTTGGAAGCTCCACAAATTGGACAAAATTCATCATCTTCATATGTATCCCGGAACAGAACACAATCGTTGGGACAAGCATGAATTTTATTATAACCAAGTCCTAAATCTTTTACCATggcctttattttatttaaagaatcaGGAATATTCAAATGAGGAATCGCTTCTTTCAGTAATTCAAGTAGAGCAGTAAAGGATGCGTTGCTCCAACCATTAAGAGTCTTCAACAAATACAATCGGATAACGAATGATAATGTCGAAATTTTTTTACAGCCAGGATATAACTCTTGTTTTCCTTCTTCAAGCAAGTTATAAAACTTTTTTGCATCTTTGTTTGGCCCATCACCATCTTTATCTCCTTCAAGCACATGCCGAAACATCTCGTTTAGCAGCCCAGGAATGTCGTTGACAAATCCTTCATGGACTTCAACCTCATCGGAATCACTATCCATGTGACTTATCCTTCGCCGTGATGAACCCACACAGTGTAACCTTTTTAAAATCCCTTATTAAATGATCATAAACTTCATCCCTTCGCCCCTAACTAAAGTTATTACATAGAACAAGGACAAAGAATTTCTTGTCTTTGTGGTCTACCTTTAGAAAAGGCAAAATCCAAAAATGAATTAACACCATGTTGGTAACCCTCAATATGTCTTGGTAAACTAGTCCACCCTTTGTCCATTACTTtgtcaactaaaataaaagacaCGGACATATGTTTTAGACTAACTAGAAGTGATTTTTTCAATCAAGAGCTTATTGCTTTTAAAGGATTTCTAGAAGTCAACCACACATGTTCAAAAGAGAACATCTCAACCAATTATGAGACTAACAATTTGTATCTAACAAATTATGCAAAGAAGCTTCAGCAATCAATTAATCACTAAATATTCTTAACAATTAAAtgttcaaacaaatttaaaaagataatatattaaatgATTCACCTGTAGTGTAGCTCAATGTCTAAGGTAGTCGCAGCTACAGAGAGACCCGCTGTTTGATTCCCTTTTTTTGGTTTTAGAAAGACAAACTACAACAGcaacaaagaataaaaatataagtaatttataaccagattttttaacaaaaaattcacttttaaaaccagtttttagaaatcttattttcaaaagtgatatataactaaaaaatcaaacagtACCCAACTAGCCAAAATTGggttaataaattaaaacaaaaaaccaTAGCTAAGCTGCTAAGCATATCTCTATAATTTAATAGCACAATgaatcaaagaagaaaaagaaaatacttcaACTGCATTGCATGCATATAGCAGATGTTGGCACAACAAAGGTGTCATTACCCATAGATTTTATATGCAAACCTACTAAACAGCCATTGGATAGAGATAAACAAAGATgcaaaacataaacataaacaatAGAATTATCAAAATCCAGTCTTTTAAGAAAACAAGACTTTTTAGCTCCCACCCAAACTATACAGATCACAGAATGTGTTAAAAATTACAACTGCCCAACATTATATAAATTTGCTTGTATTGCTACCCGAACAGTGTCACAACCATACACTAGTTGGCAATAGAGTTGCCTCAGTCATCCCAAAAGAAAATTTATGTACTAAAAAATGGATAAGCAGTTAAGCACAATAGAAAGAAGGAAACTATTACTAACAGTTTAGATTtgttttcaataattaattagaGTAATCAACCAGTTAACTGTATTCATGGAATTGATTCAGTTGACTCTAATAAGATTTTCTCACTATTGAGTTCGTTAAAAATTCTGCTTCTTTTATGTAAGAGTAGAAAAACCTGTTAGAACCAGGCTAACTGAACCAATCTCATGAACACGATTAAGCTATTGAATActtcaattaattaaaaacaaatttaaagtcACATCCTCCTGTACACAGAAACTCAGAACAACATTCAAACCAGAACAGAAACTCAGTCAACATTCAACACCTTTCTTGCTCATGTTCACAAACATCACCACTTTCAGAGAATACCCAACAACCAATCAAGCCCTAACTAAGCAAAAGAAAATACCACAGAAAATACCCAACAGCCAATCAAGCCCTAACTAAGCAACAGAAAATCAGAGAAGAAGAACACTTACCACAGATGACAACCCACAAACGGCCGATGCAGTGAAGCAGCAGTAGCAAAGTAGAAGCAGCGAAGCACAACCCAGTGAAGCAGAAGCAGCGAAGTAGAACAGGGGAGAAGCAGCGAAGCAGAAGACGCAAGGACGCCGCAGAGAACGGAGAAGCACTGAAGCCACGGAGAGGGGAGAAGCAGCGACGTCGCGGAGAGGAGAGACTCAGCAACGCCGGGAAGGAGGAGGCAGCAACGATTTTGGGAAGGATGCAGTGACGATGATGGTGCGACGATGGTGAGTTTTGATTTAGGGCTTCCTGGTGACTTGCGATGATGGTGCGATTTCGGGCTTCCTGGTGAACTGTGGTTCGATGACGTCTCTGATTCTGAAGGCGTGGGTTAGGGCGGTGGAGGGAGGAAGAGTAGCGTTCTTCGCCCTTGGTTtcgaagagaagaggaagagcaTGCGTCTGTTCTGCTTTCTTATATGCTTAGTGAAAAAATAAACAATaggtatataatatatttattctaaaattattttaattttatttttttatattaatatttgttatatatttataataaaaataaataatatttattataatttttttaacgttatttttttaaaatataatattttttatatatctataataataataatatataatattattataaatttattttaattttaattttttaaaataatatttgttatttatttataacaatagtttttgaatattttataaattcagtatttatagaaaaaatagtttaaatttatataattatttgaaattatttttattggtattgtttaatttgtataattatttaaataatattagaaaatagTTGTTTCATAAACAATTGTTGTAATAGttgtaaaaccgttctttaaaatagtcaaagagaacggttttattttgttactatagTGTAATGAAAAAATGTACTTCAAGAGCAACACTGTAAAAACCGTTGTCTAAGACCATCTAatagaacggttttaaagtgtagcatttcGACAACGGTTTTAATGCGTTTCTTTTGTAcaattctttaaacaacaaaaaaaccgttgcttaaaaataattcatggtaacggttataaaaccgttctttaaaatagtcaaagagaacggttttaatttgttgctataaaataatgacaaattgaattcaacagtaacactacaaaaaaccgttgtctaaaactatctaagagaacggttttaaggcgttgcaaaatttggcgttgctaaaggccatatttgttgtagtgCCATTTGTCTATGGGTGCTCGACCGAGCTAAAATGATGTTGTAtgttaaagtttttcaaaaatgatGCAAGTTTGTTGTCTGTAAATTGCCTACCATTGTCTGATATTATCTCCTTAGGTATTCCGAATCTACATATCATATATTTCCATATGAAAGAACGTACTTTTTCGGCTGTTATTCTTGCTAGTGGTTGggcctctatccatttt contains:
- the LOC112770277 gene encoding uncharacterized protein, which produces MDSDSDEVEVHEGFVNDIPGLLNEMFRHVLEGDKDGDGPNKDAKKFYNLLEEGKQELYPGCKKISTLSFVIRLYLLKTLNGWSNASFTALLELLKEAIPHLNIPDSLNKIKAMVKDLGLGYNKIHACPNDCVLFRDTYEDDEFCPICGASKYIENVEVDTEVDKLKKKHVPAKVLRHFPLIPRLKKLFLCSKIAASLRWHDEHRSKDGKLRHPADGQSWKDFDRLHPDFAKESRNIRLGLASDGFNPLRNMSISHSTWPVVLVAYNLPPWCYMKPEYVMMSLLIPGPCSHGKSIDVYLQPLIEELKVLWEVGVKTYDDSKNKTFQLHAALLWTISDFPAYAMLSGWSTKGKLACPCCNYDTSSCYLKHSRKMCYMDHRKFLAMDHPYRMDKRSFNGDVELRSSPTLLDGKQIFEDLKDFDNVFGKKQKNKIDGPWKKMSIFFELPYWKQNTLRHCLDVMHIEKNICDNIIGTLLDIPGKSKDHANACYDLKYMGIRKKLQPKEIDGGKKAKFA